The segment TCTATTTAGTTAATCCCTATTCTTTGTCCGCAGTGAGAAACCGTTTTGAAGGGATTCAATATTCTGCTTTAGGAGGTGCATTTTGGAATATTGAAAAAATTTCAGTTTCAGAAAAGAATCAATAATGAATACCATGATTCTTAAGTTAATCGTAACGCTGATCTTGGGTTGTATACCGTAATTTTAACCCCTTAAATGTTCGATTTGAGTTTGGCGTTCAATATAATCGGCTAAATTAATAAAATCATCCCTAGGATAGCATCGACCCCCAACTAATTGAAAGGCTAATTCACTACGGGGGTTATCGGGATCTTCAAGCAGATGAATGCCCCAATAATATAACAGATCACTAGAGCGAATATGGACTTCTTCGGGGTCAATGCAATGAAACTTATCATCGGTTTGACTGATTTCTTGATAAACATTTAAAAACGTTCTTCTGAGCAAATTAAAGCGATTAGTGGTCAGTTGCTTAAACTGATTTACTAATACGAATAAATGGGCATTAGGATTAATATTACGAATTTCTCTAACCGTATCTTTAATCACTTTACCATGTTTATTAATTCCCAAAGGATTCAAAGTCGTGGGAATAATACAATAGTCAAATTTTTCAATTAATTCCTTGGGATTTCTTTCTAATGCGGGGGAACAATCACAAATAATAATCTTACAATTCCGGGCAGAATCTTCATGCCAATCTTCTCCTTTAAAGACTTCAATAGTGTTGCCAACACCTCCAGAGTTAGGAACATAAACCCCATCTCCAACTAATCTTAATAGATTTTCTTCGGGATCAAGATCAACTAACGCAATATCAAATCCTTGTAAGGCTAATGCTCCGGCTAAATGGGCTGCTACGGTGGTTTTTCCTACTCCTCCTTTACAGGTAAACACCCCAAAATAGAGTTTTTTATGGTTATTGTTAGGAGAACTAATCTCCTTAACTTGTTCCTCTGTCTCTTCATTCTGAGAAAATCCTCTTTCCCATTGTAGGTCACTTTCGGTAGCGATTCCACAACCAATTCTAACATCGTTTCCCCAAGACTTAATTAATGCCCTCGCCGGTCCTCCGAAGCCTTTAGTCGTAATAAAAAACCCGCAATTAAATTGTTTTTTAGCTGCTTGAGTATCCAAAAAATTAGCAAACTTTAATAACTGTGGGGTGGATACATTATTGTTGAGCCATTTAACTTGAACTGCCCCAGTATAGTTGCCTCTTTTCACAATTAAATCATACCCAGGTTGATTGGTTTTAGCCGTTTCTACTGTCCAACCCCAACGCTTAAATAGTTTAGCAACGTGCTGCTCGAAGTGAACAAAATCAGGAATGTCTGCCATGATCTTATTGAATTACAAAATTCAAAAATAAATTATTTATTAAAATCAACAACAGGGATTCTCAAAGAATTAGATTAACTTAAACTCTCTATTGAACCCCATTAACTTGCTTTGTTATCTTTTACCTTTATTATAGAATCTAGCCAGAATGATTGTGATATTTTAGAAAAATCTTTTGCATAACTTAAAATTGAATGATAGCATATTAATAATCACAATTTTCGAGGAATGTCAACGATAAAACCACAAAAATAAACATAATTTTTGTAACAAAATTTACCATCTAATCTAGGATCATGTATTGGTGATTACCTTGGTTAATGAGAGAGAATAAAGCCGTTAAAAAAATCGGTTTTTAATCTGAACTAAGTTTACTGAATATCGGGAATAGGGGGGAGATGACATTATATTCTTTTCAAGAAAAATATCGACGGTTACGGCAGGAATTATTAGGGGGAGCTTTAGCCCTAGCGGGAGTTTTTGCCTTTGGAACCTTATGGTATTATCTCATGGAAAAATGGTCAGTAGTCGATTCAGCCTATATGACCATGATTACCCTCTCTACGGTCGGATTTGGCGAAATACACCCCCTAGGCGATCGCTCCCGTATTTTTACCATGATCCTCATTTTGATGGGATTGATTACCATTGGGTATATCGTCAATCGTCTGACGGAAGCCCTCATTCAAGGGTATTTTCAAGAAGGGATTCGACAACGACAGGAGAAACGCTTGATTGATACACTAGAACACCATTGTATTCTCTGCGGGTTTGGACGAACTGCCCGCCAAGTCGCTTTGGAATTAGCTGCTGAAGAGATTCCTTTCATTGTGCTTGACTACGAACTCGAACAAGTCGAAGAAGCGCAAGGACTCGGCTATATTGCCATTCAAGCGGACGCAACCCTCGATGAATCGCTAATTACAGCGAAAATAGACAAAGCCGTCTGTTTAATCTCTGCCTTAACCTCGGATGCGGAAAATCTCTATACCGTTTTGTCTGCCAAAACCTTAAACCCCCAAATTCGGGCGATTTCCAGGGCGAATAGTGAAGAAGCCTTGGTTAAATTGCAACGAGCCGGAGCAGATGCGGTGGTTTCTCCCTATATTACCGGAGGAAAACGGTTAGCGGCGGCAGCGTTACGACCCCAGGTAATGGATTTTGTCGATGGCATTTTAACGGGAAGCGATCGCACTTTTTATATGGAGGAATTTCTCTTAGATCCGCAATTTTGTCCCTGTATTGGTCAAACCTTAAGTGAAGCCAGATTACGCTTAAAATCAGGGGCTTTAGTGTTAGCTATTCGGCGGGCTGATGGTCATTTAATTGGGGGTCCAACGGGAGAAACTGAATTACTGGCAGGAGATTTACTTATTTGTATGGGAACCCCAGAACAATTACGCCAACTCAATCAAATTTTAGGACCGATTCGTGCTACTCCTGCCCTACGTCCCCCCAGACATCGTTAATACTTGTTTAAGTTGCATCAGTTTTGTAGAGTGGGCAAAGTTTTCTACTTTACAAGTAGTTCAGATCAATCTCTGATTTGCCCACTCTACCGTCTTAAGATTTTGTTGATAAACAGTCTCTAAGTTCCACCAATAAACTTTGAATGGGATGCTCAGGAGTCCATCCAGAAAACCGCTTCACTTGAGCACGACAGGAGTAGCCTGTTACTAAAAAATAGGTTCTCTCTTCTGGTGTTGAAGGAAGGTGTTTTTCCCAACTACTTTGATAAATACCTTGGGAAGTATCATAATGGTCTAATTCATGGCCATAAATACCTGCCATTCCACAACATCCCGTAGACACTAAGATTAGAGAAATTCCCATTTTTTCAAAAACTTCTTGCCATTGTTTTTGCGAATTGACTGCTAAAGATTTTTCGCTACAATGTCCTAATAAATAATAAGATTTTGCTTTTGATAGTTGGGGTAATACGCTATCTTGTTCTAGGAGAAACTCTTGCAGTAATCTGACTTTATTACTAATCTCTTTTCCGTCAGAAATTTTGCTGTATTCATCTCGATAGGTTAAAACGATACTGGGTTCAATTCCTACTAACGGAATGTCTAAAGAGGATAGTTTTTTGAGATAGGCTATATTTTTTTGAGCAACTGCTTCAAATTGATCTAAAAATCCTTTGAGATGTAACGGCTTTCCGTTGATAAAAAAGGGTGCAATATAAACCCTATAGCCCAGATTAGTTAAAAAATCATAGGTATCAACCACTAAACTAGCTTCATAAAAACTCGTCAAAGCATCTTGAATTAAAATAACACTCTTTTTTCGTTCTAATGCCGTTAAAGCTGATAATTGATCTAGATTAAAATTCGGTGCTTTTCTCTTAGCTAATTCTTGTTTTACGGTATTAATACTAACCGCAGGAAGATCAACTATTCCTAACAGTTTCTTAATAGCCTCTTGCAAAATCCAATTTTTCGTGATAGTATTAGCTAAAGTCGGAAAATCTGCTTGCCAGTAAGCCGACGTTTCGAGATAGGCTGTTAAATAATCCCGCAGCGATCGCCAATAACGACTATGGTAGTCCTGTAAAAACTGAGCCTTCATCGCAGGAATATCAATCTGGATAGGACATTGACTCACACAAGCTTTACAAGATAAGCATCCGTGCATCCCTTCATAAACCTCATGGGAATAGTCTGGAACTCCCCACCATTTCCCTAAGGTATTCCAGCATTTTAGGGGAAAATTCAGCAACCCCTGTACCCTTGACCTAGAAGTATCGACTTGGGACTTTAACAATAACCATTCCCGTAATAGCATAGCGCGTCCTTTAGGAGAATGAATGCGATCGCGGGTTTGTTTAGCAGAAGGACAGATTATTTCATCGGGATTAAAATTAAAACAAGCACCATTGCCATTACAACGAAAAGCTGCTTGATATTGGGATCGTAAATTAGGTGAAACTTGACGATCAAACTGTCCCTTTAGAGGAGACTCTAGGGGAAATATTTGATCTGAACTTGCGTAGGGAGTAACAATTTTTCCAGGGTTTAATTTATTATAAGGATCAAACACTGCTTTAATTTTACGCAGATCTTGATACAATTCTTCCCCAAAAAATAGAGGAGTATATTCACTGCGGAACCCCTTTCCGTGTTCCCCCCACATTACCCCCCCATAGTGGTGAACTAAATTGACAACTTGATCAGATAATTCTCGGATCAACTTTTCATCATCAAGGGACTTCATATTCAACGCAGGACGAACATGAAGACACCCTACATCAACATGACCAAACATCGCATAATTGAGATTATATTGTGCTAATAATTGTTGTAATTCTTGAGTATAAGTCGCTAAATGGGAAGGAGGGACAGCCGTATCTTCAATAAAAGGAATAGGTTGACGATCACCTGACATATTGGCTAATAATTCAACCCCTCTTTTTCGCAACTTCCATAACTGATTGATTTCGGTTTTGTTGTCAGTCAAATAGTAACTAATAGCTTGTCCTAATGATTTAATAATAGGATTAATCTTGTCTTGTATTGCTTCTTGATTTTTACCAATAAATTCAACTAAATTAATAGCTTTAGCATCACCAATAAACGCTTTAATCTCACAATATAAATTATCTTGTTTAACTAACTCTAAAATTTTATCATCAACGGTTTCGATAGCTGCTGGTTCAAATTGTAATAAATATTCTGCGTCTTTCAGAGCATCATTAAAACTAGCGTAATGTAGGACTAATAATTGAGCTTTTTGAGGAATATTAGTTAATTTTAATTTGGCTTCGGTGATGACAGCTAAAGTCCCTTCTGAACCTGATAAAATACGATTAATATCAAAAACTGTTCGGTCAGAATTATAAACCTTAGCTAAATTATAGCCAGTCATAAAACGAGTCATTTTAGGGAATATTGACTCAATTAAATCTTGTTTTGAGGTGACAATATCATCAATAGTTTGATAAATTTTGCTTAAAGGTTCTGAGGAGGAGTTTTTAAAGTCATTTAAACGCTTTTTAGCTATTGCTGAAGAAGTCCCAAAAGTTCCATCAGGTAATACCCAATTTAAGGATAAAATATGGTCACTGGTGCGGCCATAAATTCGTGATCCTTTTCCCGCAGCATCTGTATTAATCATACCCCCAATAGTTGCACGATTACTCGGAGAAAGAGAAGGAGCAAAAAATACCCCATGGGGTTGTAAATACTGATTTAATTGGTCTAAAATAACCCCAGGTTGAACCCTAACCCATCCTGCGTCTAAATTGAGTTCTAAAATGTGATTCATGTATTTAGAACAATCAATAATAACCCCAGGAGAAAGAGATTGTCCATTAGTTCCTGTCCCTCCACCTCTAGGGGAAAAGGTAATAGAATTAAAAGAGGAATGATTAGCTAGTTTAAAAATTTCTTGAATATCTTCAGTGATTTTAGGAAACACTACTGCTTGGGGTAAAATTTGATAAATACTATTATCAGTAGAAGCAACTAAACGACTAGCTAAATCACCACGAATTTCTCCTGTAAATGGACTTTTTTTTAAAGTGTCTAAAAAATCAGCAATGGTTTGATGAGTAGTCTGGTTAGAAGTCAGTCTTGGAAGCATAATAGTCAATAGTGAATATTACAGAATAATTTCTTGTTTTTCAGTGAAGCACATAGCAATTCCCTTCTCATAATAGGCTGCTTCATTAATAAAAACAGGATAAACAGTACAATCTCCTTGATAATGGATAGTTTCCCCTTCAAAAGTTACAAATAAAGGATCACCAGGATGGAGAGGATGATAATCCTTAAATTGTAGATCAGGATGAATCATTGCAGTGATATCTTCCCCAGTTCGAGGATAATCTATTCTCTCAATGACTTGATACAACGTAAGGGATTTACATCCGTTAAAATCATCTCCTTGATTATATTTTTCTAACCCATCAAGAAGATGATAAATCAGTTGTTCTGTTTGTTGAAATAGAGCAGCATCTAAAACCCCTTGAGCAACCGCTCCCACCTCAATTGCAAACCCTAATTCCGTCAAACTTCTCAATAATAAATTTTCTTGAGCATAACGATATCTTAAGACTTTTATGTTAGGATTAAGAGAAGTCAGATAGGCCACTAATTGAAAATGAAAAGGATGTCCATCACAAATAATAATAGTCAGTCCCATCTGGGAAGTCGTGCTATGTAAGTCAATAATCAAATCCGTTTGGTGATCTCGAATTTTCTGATCAATATTTTTAGCTAATATTTGCTCATAAAAAAACGTCTCAGGCTCATCCAATGCTTCACGACTAAAGCAACGATTTAAGTCTGTTTCAATATATCTTTGTCTAGCTTCAATTGCTCTAGGATTAGCTAAAAAGGTCAAAATTTTAAGACTTGATCGCTCAATTAAATGCGGATATTTTTGAAATTTTTTAATCAAATACACTCCCGTCATTTCATTACCGTGAGTCCCACCAATAAGAGCGATATTCCTAATTTTTTTAACCATAGGTTTTTGCTAACCAGCTAAGTACTGTGAGTTGAGAGTGAGGAATTAGAGTTAGAGACTATTTGTCAAGACAATAATTAATATTAAGCTATTGAGTAAGTGATTATAAATAAACGTTTGGTAGGCAATGCCCACCAAACAGCTAAAACGTTGATAAGCGAGATTATTGTTGCCAATGCTTACTATCAGGTATTGTTCGTTTAATTGTGCTCACCTACTCAGCATTTTTTTTAGAATGTAGTAAGACTTGAGAGATTATAATAAGGCTAAAGCCTTTACTAAGAACTCATTACTATCCTAATATTTGTTTAACAAACAATCTCTTAGGGGGATAATCCCTGGTAAAATCAGGGTAAAAGTTGACGTTTTAAAGACTCCAAAGAAGCCCAACGGCTATCAATAGGAGAATGACTTTCATCAGTAGTAATCGTCGGTTGCTGACAATCTTTACCACATAGCTGTCTAAGCGGCATCGTTAGGGATAACTGCTCATAAAGCCAAGTATCCGGCTCAAAATAGCCATTAGGAGAGAGAGTTTCTGATAAATCTTCCCAAGCGACTTCCCGTTCTTGAGGAACAACTGCAGGTAAACCCGCATTTTTATCGAGCCAGATAATTTCTGACGTATCGAGAATGATACGATGGTTGTATTGTTGCAGACAGCGATCGCAAGTTAAGGTAATAATCGTCTCTCCTTGGACCTTAATTTCCAAAAATGTCCCCCCATGTCTGACCGTCATCTGACCCCGCAGAGGCGTTAAGGTATCTAAACCAGGGATAAAATCATCTAGAGGAATGGTTTGAGTTCTGTCCCTGAGTTGGAGTAAATGGGGAATGTAGAGGGATTGCATAATATCACGCCTCCTGTCCGTGGCTATAATCGGCTAATCTCATTGTACCAACCAAACTGCCACGGGAAATGTTCATGGCCTTAAGGGAATTGCTATATATGTTAGTTCAAAAAATAACCAGCTATTCCTCAAAAACAAATAACTGGTCACTATTAACGATTAACTATTAACGGTTAGTTACTTACCCATCCCTAACTGTTGGGCTTTTTGATAAACTTTCCCTTCAGTCAATAAAGACGGAGCAATCACCACCTCTACCTGCTGCATTTCCTTCATATTTTTGGCTCCCAACGTCCCCATACTGGTTTTGAGGGCTCCTAAGAGATTATGGGTTCCGTCGTCCAATTTGGCAGGTCCGGTGAGAATTTCTTGGATAGTTCCTGTGGTTCCCACATTAATACGGGTTCCCCTAGGCAGGACAGGAGACGGTGTAGCCATACCCCAATGATATCCCCGTCCAGGGGCTTCCGCCGAGCGAGCAATTGGAGAACCAATCATCACCGCATCGGCTCCACAGGCGATACATTTACAGATATCCCCTCCGGTGACAATGCCTCCATCAGCAATCACAGGAATATAGCGACCCGTTTCCCGTTGATAGTCATCTCGTGCCGCAGCACAGTCAGCGACGGCTGTTGCTTGGGGTACTCCCACTCCTAGGACTCCGCGAGAGGTACAAGCAGCCCCCGGTCCAATTCCCACTAAGACGGCGGCCGCTCCCGCTTTCATCAGGTTTAAGGCGACCTCATAGGTAACACAATTGCCCAAGGCGACGGGCATGGGCATTTCTTGGCAGAATTTGCTTAAATCTAGGGGACTAATGGACTCAGGGGAGAGGTGAGCGGTTGAGACAACAGTCGCTTGGACAAAGACTAAATCTGCGCCCGCTTCTGCCACAATTTGACCGTATTGGGAGGCTCCCGCCGGGGTCAGACTGACGGCTGCTATTCCCCCTTGGGCTTTAATATCCTTGATTCTTTGGGTAATCAGTTCAGGTTTGATGGGTTTGGCATAGAGTTCCTGCATTAACCCGACAAACTCTGATTTGCCAACAGAGGCAATGCGATCGAGGATAGGGTTAGGGTCATCATAGCGGGTTTGAATCCCTTCTAGGTTAAGAACCCCGATTGCCCCTAATTCAGACAATAAGACCGCCATTTTGACATCAACGACCCCATCCATGGCACTGGCCAGAATGGGGATTTCTCGTTCGATGCCGCCGATAGTCCAACGGGTATCTGCTAGACTAGGATCTAGAGTACGACCCCCAGGGGCTAGGGCAATTTCATCTATTCCGTAAGCTCGTCGAGCGGTTTTACCTCGACCAATAATTATATCCACGCTTCTATATCCCGTTCCCGATGTATATTTAGCCTAGGCTATCAAATTTTGAGCCCTTTAGGGAATAGGTGACATCAGATTTACTTATTTTCTTCGTGAAGCACCCCAACTAAACTTCCTTATGGACGCTACAGTGTCAAATCAATCTGGTAATTTAGTCATCCAACCCGTAACCAGATTTTGAGTGGTAGTATCAACGTCTTGAACAATGAAAAATACCTCTTGTGCAACTGCATTGTTATTGACAACATCTGCTTTGGTAATCAATAACAGCATTGCGCTTTCATTGGCAGGAGTGGCTGTCCCTGTACCATCTCCATTGATAGTATAAGGTCTGACCACATCCGTTGCAACAACAGCCCTTCCCTGACCAGAGGTTGCTGGTTGATTAATGTTAATCTTCCCTGTACAATTTCCCTGACCATCACAAGTGAGAACCCCTTCTCCTGATTGGGGAATTTGGCCATCTTGTCCGACTATTCGATACCCATAGTTGCCCTTAAGACTAGCATTGCTGAACTGTACCCCATCGGGTAATCTTTTTCCCATTACGGTCATCAAATTACCCGCAGGAACTAATTGTTCTGGAATTAAGTAAAATTCCTCCGCTTGCAATTCCTGATTCACCCGTTGAGCTTTAGTAATAACAAAGTTAAGATTATTATTATTAGTTGACCCATCGGGTAAGTTAGTCGCAATCATTCCCGTACCATTGCCATTACCCTCTACTTGATACTGACCGCTAAAAGTCGCTTGGTTCATTCTTCTGGGACTTCCTACATCCTGTCCTGGAAAACTTTGAATCGTTCGGCCTTCAAACTTTCCTTGACCATCAAAGGTGGCTAAGGTTGTTCCCACCACCGTCGCTTGTCCTCCCTGACCGAGATCTACCATCGCATAGGTTCCTTCAAGACTATTATTGGTAAAGTCCTCGTTTTGCTGACTGGCACTATTTTGACTGCATCCATAACTCAGTAGCAATCCTAGACCTAAACTGCTGATAATCAAGAATTTCTTCGAGTTTTGCCACGTTTTCGCTCTGAAACCTAATGTAAGCTTTTCTACAGGATTTAACAGGTGTGGAATGTTGGTGATCTCATGGGAAACCGATGATAAACTCATAATTCCACCTCTTCTTTTTTTATTTTCTAAATTCTAATTTTTTCCAACCTCGGTTCACCCTAAAGATAGGATTTTATAACTTAATTATAACGCGGATTTTTCAAGACAAATATATTAAGAATCTTTCGAGGTTTTTCTTAACTTTTCTTAATTTATTTTGCGTAAAAAAGCGATTTCTAAAGAATTAGCAATGTTATAATTAGGCTATAGATTACTTATTAATAACTAAAGCGATCGCGTCAATTAAGTTTATTGACAATAACTGTTAGTTGGCTTTAAAAATGAGGAGGAAGTCTAGCTATGGCTTATACGACACAAGAACAGGCCAACATAGAAGTTGTTAAAGGTTTTTTTCAAGCTTTCCGAGAACCGACAACCGATCTTAATCAATACATCGATAATCATTTCACAGACAATGCTCGAATGATCATCGTTCGAGGGGGACAAGAAACCTATGCCACTAATACCATTGTAGGAGGAGCCCCTCCCCCCGCCAATATTGCCAATACGAACGCCTATTCTGATGAACGATTTTCTCACGAACGGCAAGCTCTTTTACCCCTGACCCGCGAATATATTGGTCAATCTGGGGTAAAAAACTTTATTAGCGAATTACGCAGTAATTTTAACCTGGATAGCCGTTTAACTCAATTTAACGACCTTAAATATATCGCCGAAGATAACAACGTCGCTGTCTATGGTTATTTAAGGTATGTTAATAGCAATACGGGAAACTTGATTAGGAGTCCCTTTGCCGTCAATATTGAGTTAACCGATGGCCGTATCAGTTTATATCACTTCTACACCGACTCCTATTCCTATGCTGCCTCATCCCGCGTTGGAGGAACTTGGCAAGGACAATATCTCGATTTTGCTCCTCTAAATGTCCGATGGGGAACAAGAGAATCCGATACGCTCATAGGTGATACTAATCCCCAACAGCGACAAGATCAACTCTATGGCTACCAAAATAACGATCGCCTCCAAGGGGGTGAAGAAGCCGATCAACTCTGGGGAGGCAGTGGTAATGATACTTTACTAGGAGATAATGGCAATGATACCCTCTACGGGAATATTGGCTCCAATCACTTAACAGGAGGAGCCGGAAGTGATACCTTTGTCTTAGCCTCTGATGTGGGTATTGCCAAACCCGGAGATCAAGGATTTGATACTATTACCGATTTTGAGAATAACGTAGATCGACTGGGGTTAGACCCTGGACTGGTTGACTCGACTGATGGTATAACCCAAACGCAACTAACCAGAGAACTCACCTTTAAGGATCTTACCATTAACCAAGACGGCGCGAATACGGTCATTACCGTCACTGAAACGGGAGAAAAGCTGGCCGTTCTCGAAAATGTTCAGGCTAACACCCTTGATGAAAGCGATTTTATCCAAATGGAAGCCTTACCGCCATTTCGGGGATTTCCTGGCGATCGAGAAAATGCCAATGAAGCGCAAAATGTCGCTGTGTTGGAAGGATTTTTCAACTCCTTTAGGGATGGAACCATCGCTGACTATATCGCCAATCATTTCACCGAAAACGCCCTCTATATTCCTATTCAGAGCGATAATAGCTATTATGAGGTGTATAATCCCGAACTCAATGCCTATTCCGTTGCCTTTTCCCATGAGAGATTTTTGCTAACCCCCCCAACACGGGAATGGCAGGGAATTACAGGGGCTCAGAATTTTATTGCAACCTTGGGAAGAGCCAATGATATGACCGATCCTATCACAGCCTTTTTCCCTGCGAAATTTGTGGTCAATGGAGACGATATTGGTGTCTTTGGTCGATTTCAATTTAGAAACCGCAGCAGTGGTCAAATTTCCGATACTCCCTTTGCTTACCACATCCAACTGCAAGACGGACGGATCAACTTTATCCAATTCTACGAAGATTCCTACGCCTATAGCATGGGTGCACGTCAAGGAGGACGTTGGACAAGACAGTATGATCAAACCCTAGAAGACTTTATTTTTGGGACGAGGGTTGGAGAAACCTTGATAGGTAGCGATCGCATCGATCACATCTATGGCTATCAGGGGGATGATACCTTAGAGGGAAAAGGGGGTCAAGACGTTCTCTATGGTGGACAAGGAAGCGATCGCTTCATCTTAGCGGTTAAAGAGGGAACCGATACCATTATGGACTTTACTAAAGGGGAAGACTCCCTACAATTGCCAGAAGATGTCACCTTTAATCAATTAACTCTGACTCAGAATGGGGCTAATGCAGACATTATTCTGAACCAAACCCAAGAAAAATTAGTCACTCTGCAACAAGTTGAAGCTAATGCGCTCGATAATACTGATTTTCGTCTAGCCTCCGACAGTATGAATCTTTTTTGGCTAGTTGGGATCATTGTGGTTCTCGCGGCCGTTTTGTTAATAGGAATTTGGCAACCTTATCGAAATTATCGAAAACCGACTAAAACCCTCGAAATAGGAGATATAAACCATGGAAGGAGTACCTAG is part of the Rippkaea orientalis PCC 8801 genome and harbors:
- a CDS encoding hemolysin-type calcium-binding protein — translated: MAYTTQEQANIEVVKGFFQAFREPTTDLNQYIDNHFTDNARMIIVRGGQETYATNTIVGGAPPPANIANTNAYSDERFSHERQALLPLTREYIGQSGVKNFISELRSNFNLDSRLTQFNDLKYIAEDNNVAVYGYLRYVNSNTGNLIRSPFAVNIELTDGRISLYHFYTDSYSYAASSRVGGTWQGQYLDFAPLNVRWGTRESDTLIGDTNPQQRQDQLYGYQNNDRLQGGEEADQLWGGSGNDTLLGDNGNDTLYGNIGSNHLTGGAGSDTFVLASDVGIAKPGDQGFDTITDFENNVDRLGLDPGLVDSTDGITQTQLTRELTFKDLTINQDGANTVITVTETGEKLAVLENVQANTLDESDFIQMEALPPFRGFPGDRENANEAQNVAVLEGFFNSFRDGTIADYIANHFTENALYIPIQSDNSYYEVYNPELNAYSVAFSHERFLLTPPTREWQGITGAQNFIATLGRANDMTDPITAFFPAKFVVNGDDIGVFGRFQFRNRSSGQISDTPFAYHIQLQDGRINFIQFYEDSYAYSMGARQGGRWTRQYDQTLEDFIFGTRVGETLIGSDRIDHIYGYQGDDTLEGKGGQDVLYGGQGSDRFILAVKEGTDTIMDFTKGEDSLQLPEDVTFNQLTLTQNGANADIILNQTQEKLVTLQQVEANALDNTDFRLASDSMNLFWLVGIIVVLAAVLLIGIWQPYRNYRKPTKTLEIGDINHGRST